One genomic region from Aerosakkonema funiforme FACHB-1375 encodes:
- the psaK gene encoding photosystem I reaction center subunit PsaK has protein sequence MLNLTLLAAVVESTVPRTPNWTPAVGLVMILCNLLAIAIGRFAIQNPGSGPDLPVGKPALFRNFTIPELLATASFGHILGAGVILGLTNAGIL, from the coding sequence TTGCTTAACTTAACTTTACTTGCGGCTGTTGTGGAATCTACCGTCCCCCGCACACCGAATTGGACTCCGGCTGTGGGACTTGTGATGATTTTATGCAACTTACTGGCGATCGCGATCGGTCGCTTCGCCATCCAAAACCCTGGTAGCGGCCCAGATCTTCCCGTTGGTAAACCAGCGCTGTTCAGGAATTTTACAATACCGGAATTGCTTGCTACAGCAAGTTTCGGCCACATATTGGGTGCCGGGGTCATTCTGGGACTGACCAACGCGGGTATCCTTTGA
- the psaK gene encoding photosystem I reaction center subunit PsaK, producing the protein MINSMILAAAQSTVPATPAWSLSIGLVMIICNILGIAIARYATQDRGSQPSLGPIGIPQLVAGTSFGHILGAGVILGLTNVGAL; encoded by the coding sequence TTGATTAACTCGATGATACTTGCTGCCGCACAGTCTACCGTTCCCGCAACACCAGCCTGGTCTCTGAGTATTGGCTTGGTGATGATTATTTGTAACATCCTTGGTATTGCGATCGCCCGCTACGCTACCCAGGATCGGGGAAGTCAACCCTCTTTAGGACCGATTGGTATTCCTCAGTTAGTTGCGGGTACTAGCTTTGGTCATATCCTGGGAGCAGGAGTGATCTTGGGATTGACCAACGTTGGAGCTCTCTAA